The following are encoded together in the Lathyrus oleraceus cultivar Zhongwan6 chromosome 3, CAAS_Psat_ZW6_1.0, whole genome shotgun sequence genome:
- the LOC127125663 gene encoding zinc finger A20 and AN1 domain-containing stress-associated protein 4 — protein sequence MAEEHRCETPEGHRLCANNCGFFGSSATMNFCSKCYRDIHLKEQEQAKTKSTIETALSSASSSAATVVVESAVLEIESLPQPPVPSIVTNASESSIGSVQPNRCGTCRKRTGLTGFKCRCGITFCGTHRYPEKHECGFDFKAVGREEIAKANPVIKADKLRRI from the coding sequence ATGGCGGAAGAACACCGATGCGAAACTCCGGAAGGTCACAGACTCTGCGCTAACAACTGCGGCTTCTTCGGGAGCTCAGCTACGATGAATTTCTGTTCAAAATGTTACCGAGACATTCATTTGAAGGAGCAAGAACAAGCCAAAACCAAATCCACAATCGAAACCGCTCTTTCTTCTGCCTCCTCCTCCGCCGCTACCGTAGTTGTTGAATCTGCGGTTCTAGAGATCGAATCTCTCCCTCAACCACCGGTACCGTCGATCGTGACTAACGCGTCGGAATCTTCGATCGGATCGGTTCAACCAAACCGGTGCGGGACGTGTAGAAAACGGACCGGGTTAACCGGATTCAAGTGCAGATGTGGAATCACGTTTTGTGGGACCCACAGGTATCCGGAGAAACACGAGTGCGGTTTCGATTTCAAGGCGGTGGGAAGAGAGGAGATAGCTAAAGCGAATCCTGTGATCAAAGCCGATAAGCTGAGAAGAATTTGA